A region from the Dendropsophus ebraccatus isolate aDenEbr1 chromosome 1, aDenEbr1.pat, whole genome shotgun sequence genome encodes:
- the LOC138783368 gene encoding uncharacterized protein, with translation MAPLNVDAAHKAWNTKTKMKTVKAMQGSRNTEVPSGSLDMAVERPTGPTRRVSALAVASFGVPLFEDENFSIISGCSAFSSTNEDDLDTQRSIDNNTESDKDISISSPEVGIHPYDTDLEELLQDLEFQATANNNISAQCFQNDPETSEEKFSDLNVMDPIISRVGSIDWCMCKNCIIMPTAPESVCCIEFENAVSKILETQECITEVHEFKERCLHSEHFQWMLEFHMACPSNDHQDTPKRLLRKAAYRSYTRMIHGFLGKHRRIPIPSCVVHLVRCTFPDEDGLYMGFIQTHDYPATDMAMDI, from the exons ATGGCTCCACTTAATGTAGATGCCGCACACAAAGCCTGGAACACAAAAACCAAGATGAAAACCGTGAAAGCCATGCAAG GATCAAGGAACACGGAGGTTCCTTCAGGGTCTTTGGATATGGCGGTGGAGCGGCCTACAGGTCCCACCAGGAGAGTCTCTGCTTTAGCTGTAGCATCCTTTGGGGTGCCTCTG TTTGAGGATGAAAATTTTTCCATAATTAGTGGTTGCTCAGCATTTTCATCAACAAATGAAGACGACCTTGATACCCAAAGAAGT ATCGATAATAACACTGAAAGTGACAAGGATATCAGTATTTCTTCACCTGAAGTTGGAATTCATCCTTATGACACA GACCTAGAAGAATTACTTCAAGATTTAGAATTTCAAGCTACAGCAAACAACAATATATCTGCCCAGTGTTTCCAGAACGACCCAGAGACTTCAGAGGAAAAATTTTCAGATCTGAATGTTATGGATCCTATAATTTCTCGTGTTGGGTCTATAGACTGGTGCATGTGTAAAAATTGTATTATAATGCCAACCGCTCCGGAGTCTGTCTGTTGCATCGAATTTGAAAATGCTGTATCCAAAATATTAGAAACACAGGAATGTATCACGGAGGTGCATGAATTTAAAGAAAGGTGTCTACATTCAGAGCATTTTCAGTGGATGCTAGAATTTCATATGGCTTGCCCTAGCAATGATCATCAAGATACTCCCAAAAg attGCTTCGAAAAGCAGCGTATCGGAGTTATACCCGAATGATTCACGGTTTTCTTGGCAAACATCGACGTATCCCAATACCCTCTTGTGTTGTCCACCTAGTACGCTGCACTTTTCCAGATGAAGACGGCTTATATATGGGCTTTATACAAACTCACGATTATCCTGCCACTGATATGGCAATGGACATTTGA